One genomic region from Pseudomonadota bacterium encodes:
- a CDS encoding rhomboid family intramembrane serine protease — MQKKRKSILCPGCRKLINRDELFCPFCGLKHPGRHLPDIFQRWSATPAEIVRPLIIINVAFYFLTLMMAPLQFDGLHNPLRFLAPGSQSLLLVGASGSMPLFHLHRWWSLISASFLHGSLLHLLFNMVALNQLGRMAAEIFGLYRFLLIYLLSGVIGFYLSCLAGVMLTIGASASLCGLIGALLFYGLSRGGEFGRLVVLQVRGWIVGLVLIGLFLPAINNWGHGGGLLAGIGLAALLGYQERRQAGMFIRQTCAVVVIISLLILAWAFAQALFYLF; from the coding sequence TTGCAGAAAAAACGGAAGTCAATTCTTTGTCCTGGTTGCCGTAAACTCATCAACCGCGACGAGCTTTTTTGTCCCTTTTGTGGTCTCAAACATCCCGGTCGGCATCTGCCCGATATCTTTCAACGCTGGAGTGCAACTCCCGCCGAGATTGTGCGTCCGTTGATCATTATCAACGTCGCGTTCTATTTTCTGACCCTGATGATGGCCCCCCTCCAGTTTGACGGATTGCATAATCCTCTGCGTTTCCTGGCCCCCGGCAGCCAGTCATTGCTGCTGGTTGGCGCCAGCGGTTCGATGCCGCTTTTTCATCTGCACCGCTGGTGGAGCTTGATTTCGGCGTCATTCCTGCATGGCAGCCTCCTGCATCTGCTGTTTAATATGGTTGCCCTCAACCAGTTGGGAAGAATGGCGGCTGAAATTTTCGGTTTATATCGGTTTTTGCTGATCTACCTGCTCAGCGGCGTCATCGGTTTCTATCTTTCATGTCTCGCCGGGGTAATGCTGACTATCGGGGCCTCAGCTTCTCTCTGCGGTTTGATCGGAGCCCTGCTTTTTTACGGCCTAAGTCGAGGCGGGGAGTTTGGACGGCTGGTCGTGCTGCAGGTTCGCGGCTGGATTGTCGGCTTGGTTCTGATCGGTCTTTTTCTGCCGGCGATCAATAACTGGGGGCATGGCGGCGGGCTGTTGGCCGGAATTGGCTTGGCGGCTTTGCTGGGTTATCAGGAACGACGCCAGGCAGGGATGTTCATTCGGCAAACTTGCGCCGTCGTGGTGATTATCTCGTTGCTGATTCTGGCCTGGGCCTTTGCCCAGGCCCTGTTTTACCTGTTCTGA
- a CDS encoding AI-2E family transporter, with amino-acid sequence MIKEKIPVYRMIVFFMTFLLTVGLFLWMIKPFFSTLILALIMVGLCYPAYQKLIRPCGGRNWLASGLICLAIFMGIFVPLVFLISSLSVEVAEFYNYLRRELTVDTLNQLIAAHSSKVGRFTDLLDHLGINYDLADIQNDIIRLSKDIGLRAYNWTRSMAGQVMNFSMHFIFLIIFVYFLLLEAPRVKAYLLALSPLPHKQEEILLQKFNDMTVAMVVGNGVAAIIQGIVGGFGLAFFEIKSPILWGTVMAIVAFIPFIGISVVFIPIGTYLLLTGEIGRGIAFLLSFGSLSLFVEYLFKPKMVGDRVKIHVLLIFIAIFGGLATFGVLGIIFGPLITIAFLSMVEIYHQNYGKK; translated from the coding sequence ATGATTAAAGAAAAAATTCCGGTTTATAGAATGATTGTTTTCTTTATGACATTTTTATTAACCGTCGGTCTTTTTCTGTGGATGATCAAACCTTTTTTCTCGACACTGATCCTGGCGCTGATCATGGTTGGTTTGTGTTATCCGGCTTATCAGAAGCTGATTAGACCTTGCGGTGGCCGCAACTGGCTGGCTTCAGGTCTGATCTGCTTGGCAATTTTTATGGGAATTTTCGTTCCCCTGGTTTTTCTGATCAGTTCCCTGTCCGTCGAAGTCGCGGAATTTTATAACTATCTACGCCGCGAACTAACGGTTGACACCCTTAACCAGCTGATTGCGGCTCATTCCAGCAAGGTCGGCCGTTTTACCGATCTGCTGGATCATCTCGGTATCAATTATGATCTTGCCGACATCCAGAATGATATCATTCGGTTGAGCAAGGATATCGGCTTGCGGGCTTATAATTGGACTCGAAGTATGGCCGGACAGGTGATGAATTTTTCAATGCATTTTATTTTCCTTATCATTTTTGTTTATTTTCTTCTGCTCGAAGCCCCCCGGGTGAAGGCCTATCTGTTGGCTCTCTCTCCTCTGCCCCATAAACAGGAGGAGATTTTGTTACAGAAATTTAATGACATGACGGTGGCCATGGTAGTTGGCAATGGTGTGGCAGCGATTATTCAAGGGATTGTCGGGGGCTTCGGACTGGCTTTTTTTGAGATCAAATCGCCGATTCTCTGGGGCACGGTCATGGCGATTGTTGCCTTTATTCCGTTTATCGGCATTTCAGTGGTTTTTATTCCGATCGGAACTTATCTGTTGCTGACCGGTGAAATCGGCCGGGGCATCGCTTTTCTGCTCTCTTTCGGTTCTCTTTCACTGTTTGTCGAGTATCTGTTCAAACCTAAAATGGTGGGTGACCGAGTCAAAATTCATGTTTTATTGATTTTTATCGCCATTTTTGGCGGGCTTGCCACTTTCGGTGTTCTCGGAATTATTTTCGGACCGTTGATAACCATTGCTTTTTTGAGTATGGTTGAGATTTATCATCAGAATTATGGTAAAAAATAA
- a CDS encoding 3-deoxy-7-phosphoheptulonate synthase, with translation MLSNQTDDVNIRSFEPLTDPNSFKQELPMSSASREVVTIGRQRIADILAHRDPRLLMIVGPCSIHDEKAALDYAGRLAELQREVIDSMLLVMRVYFDKPRTTIGWKGLINDPYMNGSCDMNEGLRRARRILLSITEMGLPTATEMLDPISPQYLAGLVCWSAIGARTTESQTHREMASGLSMPVGFKNCTDGSLSKAIHALVAARTPQSFIGIDPNGRSCIVSAAGNPWTHIVMRGGLRPNYDSVSIEEACQQLRQAGLEETIIVDCSHGNSRKKPEVQQTVLQNVLGQRLEGNQALVGMMLESNLFAGCQPCREDSNELEYGVSVTDACISWEMTAELLRWAHQRITQAAKAAYIKFSSIEE, from the coding sequence ATGCTTAGTAACCAGACCGATGATGTAAATATCCGTAGTTTCGAACCCCTGACCGATCCTAACAGCTTTAAACAGGAGCTACCGATGAGTTCCGCCAGTCGCGAGGTCGTCACCATTGGCCGTCAGAGAATTGCCGATATCCTGGCGCATCGCGACCCGCGCCTGCTGATGATTGTCGGACCGTGTTCAATTCATGATGAAAAGGCAGCCCTTGATTACGCCGGACGCCTGGCCGAATTACAGCGTGAAGTAATTGACAGCATGCTTCTCGTCATGCGTGTCTATTTTGACAAACCGCGCACCACCATCGGCTGGAAAGGCCTGATTAACGACCCTTATATGAACGGCAGCTGCGACATGAATGAAGGCTTGCGCCGGGCGCGGCGCATCCTGCTCAGCATTACTGAAATGGGGCTGCCCACGGCAACCGAAATGCTTGACCCCATCAGCCCGCAGTATCTGGCCGGGTTGGTCTGCTGGTCGGCAATCGGCGCCCGGACCACGGAATCGCAGACCCATAGAGAGATGGCCAGCGGACTCTCAATGCCGGTGGGCTTTAAAAATTGTACGGACGGTAGTCTGAGCAAGGCGATTCATGCTCTGGTCGCGGCCCGAACCCCGCAGAGTTTCATCGGGATTGATCCAAACGGCAGAAGCTGTATTGTTTCTGCCGCCGGCAACCCTTGGACTCATATCGTCATGCGCGGCGGCCTGCGGCCCAATTATGACTCGGTAAGCATCGAGGAGGCTTGCCAGCAGCTGCGCCAGGCGGGCCTGGAAGAAACCATTATCGTCGATTGTTCGCACGGCAACTCCCGCAAAAAACCCGAGGTCCAGCAAACCGTTTTGCAAAATGTTCTGGGTCAGCGCCTCGAAGGCAATCAGGCCCTGGTAGGGATGATGCTGGAAAGCAATCTGTTTGCCGGCTGTCAACCCTGCCGGGAAGATTCAAATGAGCTGGAGTACGGGGTTTCGGTTACCGATGCCTGCATCTCCTGGGAAATGACGGCAGAACTTTTACGCTGGGCTCATCAGAGAATAACCCAGGCCGCAAAGGCCGCCTATATCAAATTCTCATCAATTGAGGAATAA
- the pheA gene encoding prephenate dehydratase, giving the protein MELDSLRQEIDTLDQEILRLINRRLELARRIGKQKQKEGLTTLNNARESQVLQNLDRLNQGPLTQNGLHLIFKEIMAAARELQNPHRIAFLGPEASYTHLAALGHFGGGTSTISQNNVAEVFQAVEKGSCHYGMVPVENSIEGAVNHTLDLFFSSDLKICAEHYQTIAHDLLAKTNLPLEKIGTVYSHAQAFAQCRQWLRRHLPGAVLIECSSTAEAARRAAAAGGSSAAIAGAAAAGLYNLQVVAAQIEDLSGNTTRFLVLGQKDSPPSGHDKTSILFVTPHLPGALYQVLTPMAEYGVNMVKLESRPTRNEKWSYFFIADFEGHRRDEKIAAMLESTRGICLFMKILGSYPRFPGLI; this is encoded by the coding sequence ATGGAACTTGATTCATTGCGACAGGAAATCGATACTTTAGACCAGGAGATTCTCAGACTTATCAATCGCCGCCTGGAACTGGCCCGAAGAATCGGTAAACAGAAACAAAAAGAGGGTCTGACGACCCTCAATAATGCCCGTGAAAGCCAGGTACTGCAAAACCTTGACCGGCTCAACCAGGGTCCACTGACTCAAAATGGCCTGCATTTGATTTTCAAGGAGATCATGGCCGCCGCACGCGAGCTGCAAAACCCTCACCGGATCGCCTTTCTCGGCCCGGAGGCCTCATATACTCATCTTGCGGCCCTGGGGCACTTTGGCGGGGGCACAAGCACGATTTCACAAAACAATGTCGCCGAGGTTTTTCAAGCGGTGGAAAAAGGCAGCTGCCATTACGGGATGGTGCCGGTTGAAAATTCCATTGAGGGGGCGGTTAACCATACGCTGGATCTTTTTTTCAGTTCCGACCTGAAAATCTGCGCCGAACATTACCAGACTATCGCTCACGACCTGCTCGCAAAAACAAACCTGCCCCTGGAAAAAATCGGCACGGTTTATTCGCATGCCCAGGCTTTCGCCCAATGCCGGCAGTGGCTTCGCCGCCATCTACCCGGAGCGGTCCTGATCGAATGCAGCAGCACAGCCGAAGCGGCCCGGCGCGCTGCCGCCGCAGGCGGTAGTAGCGCCGCGATTGCCGGAGCCGCCGCCGCAGGGCTTTACAATCTCCAGGTTGTCGCCGCCCAAATTGAGGATCTCTCCGGCAACACCACCCGTTTTCTGGTTCTCGGCCAGAAAGACAGCCCACCTTCGGGACACGATAAGACCTCTATTCTTTTTGTGACTCCTCACCTGCCCGGAGCCTTGTACCAAGTCCTGACCCCGATGGCGGAATATGGAGTCAATATGGTAAAACTAGAATCACGCCCCACCCGCAATGAAAAATGGAGTTATTTTTTTATTGCCGATTTCGAGGGGCACCGCCGGGACGAAAAAATTGCGGCAATGCTTGAGAGCACCAGGGGAATTTGTCTCTTTATGAAAATCCTGGGTTCATATCCACGTTTTCCCGGACTTATTTAG
- the alaS gene encoding alanine--tRNA ligase: MTGNEIRRRFLEYFRGHEHTEVASSSLVPTNDPTLLFTNAGMNQFKDTFLGLEERPYKRATTSQKCVRAGGKHNDLENVGRTARHHTFFEMLGNFSFGDYFKKEAIAYAWDFLTGTMGLAKDRLWATVYLDDDEAYGLWRDVVGVPEGRIVRLGEKDNFWAMGDTGPCGPCSEILYDQGENMSCGPNCGIGSCDCDRYLEIWNLVFMQFNRDDTGEMKPLPHPSIDTGMGLERLAAVVQGVQSNYDTDLLRNIISAAEALSGKVYGESEESDVSLRVLADHSRAVTFLIADGILPANEGRGYVLRRIMRRAARHGKMLGLNEPFLFRLAQAVAENMATAYPELKQLLPFVSRVIKSEEERFGETLDRGLKVLDEELAKLKAGGQKTLSGEITFKLYDTFGFPVDLTSDIIAKDGFGVDHAGFSEQMQRQQELSRKAWKGSGEEAIGEIYKNMLSEGLRSEFVGYEKFAATGNVIAILHDGERVSRAEKGQEVELLFDRTPFYGESGGQVGDEGRGEKDGAAFTVKSTIKPLDGLILHRALILEGELRLLDSCYLVVAREERLATARHHSATHLLQFQLQKVLGEHVKQAGSMVGPSRLRFDFSHFSPLSDAELEEIERRVNREIMANLPVHTENTSMDEAVKKGAMAIFGEKYGERVRMVSVGENSIELCGGTHVEATGDIGFFKIVSETGIAAGVRRIEALAGLAAWNYINQREKIIRKAAALLKGIPDELVARVERLQEQNKEQAREISSLKEKLVNANVGEGVCEGEGGLEEINKIPVLIRRVECEDPKDMRRIMDIYKQKNSAGITALGATHAGKALLIVHVGATWQKRYPAGTLVRELAAQVGGQGGGKPELAQAGGPDGARLEQALQHLRKLLEVE, encoded by the coding sequence ATGACCGGAAATGAGATTCGCCGGAGGTTTCTGGAATATTTTCGCGGCCATGAACATACAGAAGTGGCCAGCTCAAGTTTGGTGCCGACCAACGATCCGACCCTGCTGTTTACCAATGCCGGCATGAACCAGTTTAAGGATACCTTTCTCGGATTGGAAGAAAGACCCTACAAGAGAGCGACGACCTCGCAGAAATGCGTGCGAGCCGGAGGTAAACATAATGATCTGGAAAATGTCGGGCGTACGGCCCGACATCATACTTTTTTTGAAATGTTGGGGAATTTCTCCTTTGGCGACTATTTCAAAAAGGAAGCAATTGCCTATGCCTGGGATTTTCTCACGGGAACCATGGGGCTGGCTAAGGATAGGTTGTGGGCGACGGTTTATCTGGATGATGATGAAGCTTATGGACTTTGGCGGGATGTGGTCGGCGTTCCGGAAGGCCGTATTGTCAGATTGGGCGAAAAGGATAATTTCTGGGCCATGGGTGATACGGGACCATGCGGGCCATGTTCCGAGATTCTGTACGATCAGGGCGAAAATATGAGCTGTGGCCCGAATTGTGGTATCGGCAGCTGCGATTGCGATCGTTATCTGGAAATCTGGAACCTGGTTTTTATGCAGTTTAACCGGGATGACACGGGCGAGATGAAACCTCTGCCCCATCCCAGTATCGACACCGGAATGGGCCTGGAGCGACTCGCCGCCGTAGTCCAGGGGGTTCAGAGTAACTACGATACCGATCTTTTACGAAACATAATCTCCGCCGCGGAAGCGCTCAGCGGCAAGGTCTACGGCGAAAGCGAGGAAAGCGATGTTTCCTTGCGGGTTCTGGCCGACCACAGCCGGGCCGTGACCTTCCTGATCGCGGACGGCATTCTTCCGGCCAATGAAGGCCGTGGTTATGTGCTGCGGCGCATTATGCGCCGGGCCGCGCGCCATGGGAAAATGCTTGGTCTGAACGAACCTTTTCTCTTTCGTTTGGCGCAGGCGGTCGCAGAAAATATGGCGACGGCCTATCCCGAGCTGAAACAGTTACTGCCTTTTGTCAGTCGGGTTATCAAAAGCGAGGAGGAGCGTTTCGGCGAGACCCTGGATCGCGGGTTGAAGGTCTTGGATGAGGAACTGGCTAAACTGAAGGCCGGAGGCCAGAAAACACTTTCCGGAGAAATTACCTTTAAGCTCTACGACACCTTCGGTTTTCCCGTCGATCTGACTTCCGATATTATTGCCAAGGACGGTTTCGGCGTTGATCACGCGGGTTTTTCCGAGCAGATGCAGCGACAGCAGGAACTTTCCCGTAAGGCCTGGAAAGGTTCGGGCGAGGAAGCGATTGGGGAAATCTACAAGAATATGCTCAGTGAAGGTTTGCGCAGTGAATTTGTCGGCTATGAGAAATTTGCCGCTACCGGTAATGTTATCGCAATCTTGCATGACGGAGAACGGGTTTCCCGGGCGGAGAAAGGGCAGGAGGTTGAATTGCTTTTCGATCGCACTCCGTTTTACGGCGAATCCGGCGGCCAGGTCGGCGATGAGGGCCGGGGAGAGAAAGATGGGGCGGCATTTACAGTCAAGAGCACAATCAAGCCCCTTGACGGGTTGATTCTGCATCGGGCTCTGATTCTGGAAGGAGAACTGCGCCTGCTTGATTCTTGTTATTTGGTCGTGGCCCGCGAAGAACGCCTGGCGACGGCCCGCCATCATTCCGCGACTCATCTTCTTCAGTTTCAGCTGCAAAAGGTTCTGGGAGAGCATGTGAAACAGGCTGGATCAATGGTTGGACCAAGTCGTTTACGATTTGATTTCAGCCACTTCTCGCCTTTAAGTGATGCAGAACTTGAAGAAATCGAGAGGCGGGTTAACCGTGAAATAATGGCTAATCTGCCGGTCCATACCGAAAATACCAGCATGGATGAGGCGGTCAAAAAAGGGGCCATGGCTATTTTTGGGGAAAAATACGGTGAGCGCGTTCGCATGGTCAGTGTCGGTGAAAACAGTATTGAGTTGTGCGGGGGGACCCATGTCGAGGCGACCGGCGATATCGGATTTTTCAAGATTGTTAGCGAAACCGGCATCGCGGCCGGGGTGCGCCGGATTGAAGCTCTGGCCGGCCTCGCGGCCTGGAATTATATCAATCAGCGGGAAAAAATCATACGTAAAGCCGCGGCCTTGCTGAAAGGGATTCCCGACGAACTGGTCGCCAGGGTGGAGAGGTTGCAGGAGCAGAACAAGGAACAGGCCCGGGAAATCAGCAGTCTGAAAGAAAAGCTGGTTAATGCCAATGTCGGAGAAGGCGTTTGCGAAGGAGAAGGCGGGCTTGAGGAAATTAACAAAATTCCGGTTCTGATCAGACGGGTTGAGTGCGAAGATCCCAAGGACATGCGTCGCATTATGGATATTTACAAACAGAAAAACAGCGCGGGGATCACCGCGCTGGGCGCGACCCATGCCGGCAAAGCCCTTCTGATTGTACATGTCGGCGCGACCTGGCAGAAGAGATATCCGGCCGGCACCCTGGTGCGCGAACTGGCGGCCCAAGTGGGGGGGCAGGGAGGGGGAAAGCCTGAGCTGGCTCAGGCCGGAGGCCCGGATGGGGCCCGTCTTGAACAGGCTTTACAGCATTTGCGCAAGCTTCTGGAGGTTGAATAA
- a CDS encoding regulatory protein RecX, producing the protein MSRAPVSAWWKAQELLARRAHSTGELIEKLQVRGFSAAETESAIKRLQESRILDDESFARALTDELCQRRGYGYHVVVQRLRQKKLPPELTENVVRGYFAELGESALTHLIKHLVERRRPYESDRKRLFAWLLRRGFRGAEIARALECEPENDF; encoded by the coding sequence ATGAGTCGGGCCCCGGTTTCAGCTTGGTGGAAGGCCCAGGAACTGCTTGCCCGCCGAGCCCATAGCACCGGTGAATTGATTGAAAAGTTGCAGGTCAGAGGCTTTTCCGCAGCTGAAACAGAGTCCGCGATCAAGCGATTGCAGGAGTCGCGCATCCTTGACGACGAAAGTTTTGCCCGGGCCCTGACGGACGAGCTTTGTCAGCGTCGGGGTTATGGTTATCACGTTGTCGTCCAGCGTCTGCGGCAGAAAAAACTGCCCCCTGAATTAACTGAAAACGTGGTTCGGGGCTATTTCGCGGAGCTGGGTGAGTCCGCTTTAACCCACCTGATAAAGCACCTGGTTGAACGCCGTCGACCGTATGAAAGTGATCGTAAACGCCTTTTTGCTTGGCTTTTGCGCCGTGGTTTTCGCGGCGCTGAAATCGCTCGCGCCCTGGAATGCGAGCCTGAGAATGATTTTTAA
- a CDS encoding type IV pilus twitching motility protein PilT, giving the protein MEFFHSILKTALKYKASDIHLKAGAPPIVRVDGRLYPFKDFQRLGPENLRAMAEIMMGPTQREYLRNFHEVDLGYGVSGLGRFRVNIYQQRGSLVIAMRTISFDILDLTTLNMPPIVEKLVEEQRRGLILVTGTTGSGKSTTLAAMIDYINKNRSENIITIEDPIEYLHRDKLSLINQREVGFDTTSFALALRAALRQDPNVLQVGEMRDLETVEIALTAAETGHLVLSTLHTVDATETINRIISVFPPHQQPQVRLQLASVLRGVISQRLIERCDCKGRVPAVEVMINTPLVRECIADPAKTIKIKDAIVKGHLIYGMQSFDQSILGLYRKGLISYEEALRQSSNPDDFLLKIKGVSSSSDTSWDAFDAASQPEPEDTASTARDDIERFAR; this is encoded by the coding sequence ATGGAATTTTTTCACAGCATTCTTAAGACAGCCCTTAAATATAAGGCCTCCGACATCCATCTGAAGGCTGGGGCTCCGCCGATTGTCCGGGTCGACGGCAGACTTTATCCTTTCAAGGATTTTCAGCGGCTGGGGCCAGAGAATCTAAGAGCTATGGCGGAAATCATGATGGGCCCGACCCAGAGAGAATATCTGCGGAATTTTCATGAGGTTGATCTTGGTTATGGGGTGAGCGGCCTGGGGCGGTTTCGCGTCAATATCTATCAGCAACGCGGATCGCTGGTTATCGCCATGCGCACCATATCCTTTGATATTCTGGATCTGACTACCCTCAACATGCCGCCGATCGTCGAGAAACTGGTTGAGGAACAACGTCGAGGTCTGATCCTGGTAACCGGTACCACCGGGAGCGGGAAAAGCACGACCCTGGCGGCCATGATCGATTATATCAATAAAAACCGCAGTGAAAATATCATTACCATCGAGGATCCGATAGAATATCTGCACCGCGACAAATTAAGCCTTATCAATCAGCGCGAGGTTGGTTTCGACACCACATCTTTCGCGCTGGCGTTAAGGGCGGCTCTGCGGCAGGATCCTAATGTCCTTCAGGTCGGAGAAATGCGTGATCTGGAAACCGTTGAGATCGCCCTGACCGCCGCCGAAACGGGTCATCTGGTTCTGAGTACCCTGCATACCGTGGATGCGACGGAGACTATCAACCGCATCATTTCGGTTTTTCCGCCGCATCAGCAGCCGCAGGTGCGTTTGCAGCTGGCCAGTGTTTTGCGCGGAGTTATCTCGCAGCGGTTGATTGAACGCTGTGATTGTAAAGGACGGGTTCCGGCGGTTGAGGTCATGATTAACACGCCGCTGGTGCGAGAATGTATCGCCGACCCGGCCAAGACGATTAAAATCAAGGACGCGATTGTCAAGGGACATTTGATTTACGGCATGCAATCTTTTGACCAATCGATTCTGGGTCTTTACCGTAAAGGTTTGATTTCATATGAAGAAGCGCTTAGACAAAGCAGCAATCCGGACGATTTTCTGCTTAAGATCAAAGGGGTCAGTTCCAGTTCGGATACCAGCTGGGATGCCTTTGACGCCGCTTCGCAACCTGAGCCAGAGGATACCGCAAGCACTGCCAGGGACGATATCGAAAGATTCGCGAGATGA
- the recA gene encoding recombinase RecA, whose product MDKNRHRAMEMAVSQIEKEFGKGSIMRLGDESRAQNIEVIPTGSLSLDIALGVGGIPRGRVIEVYGPESSGKTTLALSIVAEAQKAGGVAAFVDAEHALDVIYARKLGVNVDDLLVSQPDTGEQALEITEILVRSGALDVVVVDSVAALVPRAEIEGEMGDSHMGLQARLMSQALRKLVAAISKSKTTVIFINQIRMKIGVMFGNPETTTGGNALKFYASVRLDIRKTGSLKKGDDVYGNTTRVKVVKNKVAPPFKEATFDILFGEGISKSGDVLNLAADCGIIEKSGSWYSYDGERLGQGRDFVSNQLRENPELMSAIERKVREFYAIPAAVATPPRTPEDSE is encoded by the coding sequence ATGGATAAAAATCGGCATCGGGCGATGGAGATGGCGGTCAGTCAGATCGAAAAGGAATTCGGCAAAGGCTCGATCATGCGGCTGGGCGATGAGTCCCGGGCTCAGAATATCGAGGTTATCCCGACCGGTTCATTGAGTCTTGATATCGCGTTGGGAGTCGGAGGTATTCCCCGGGGACGGGTTATCGAAGTCTACGGCCCCGAGTCATCTGGGAAGACCACTCTGGCGCTGAGCATCGTCGCCGAGGCTCAGAAAGCCGGCGGGGTCGCCGCCTTCGTCGATGCCGAACACGCCCTGGATGTGATCTATGCCCGCAAGCTGGGAGTCAATGTCGATGATCTGCTGGTTTCACAACCTGACACCGGCGAACAGGCTCTGGAAATCACCGAGATCCTGGTGCGCAGTGGAGCTCTTGATGTTGTCGTGGTGGATTCGGTCGCCGCCCTGGTGCCCAGAGCCGAGATCGAGGGGGAAATGGGCGACTCGCATATGGGTCTGCAGGCCCGGTTGATGTCGCAGGCTCTGCGCAAATTGGTAGCCGCAATCAGCAAATCAAAGACCACAGTCATTTTTATCAATCAAATCCGCATGAAAATCGGGGTTATGTTCGGTAATCCTGAAACGACGACAGGAGGTAACGCCCTTAAATTTTATGCAAGCGTCCGCCTTGATATCAGAAAGACCGGCAGCCTGAAAAAAGGCGATGACGTCTATGGCAATACGACTCGGGTCAAGGTCGTGAAAAATAAGGTGGCCCCACCTTTTAAAGAGGCTACATTTGATATTTTGTTTGGTGAAGGAATTTCTAAGTCCGGCGATGTTCTGAATCTGGCCGCTGACTGCGGGATTATTGAAAAAAGCGGCTCCTGGTATTCATATGATGGTGAACGGCTTGGCCAGGGGCGTGACTTTGTCAGTAATCAGCTACGGGAAAATCCTGAGCTGATGTCGGCAATCGAGCGAAAAGTTCGCGAATTTTATGCTATTCCGGCAGCGGTTGCAACACCTCCCCGGACTCCTGAAGATTCTGAATAG
- a CDS encoding phosphatidylglycerophosphatase A — protein sequence MSGRLPGREDWLLLAVSGGGLGALPRAPGTWGSLGALPLWLIFSRLDQAAYLLLVLLFSGVAVYLAGAAAKPLKTTDSPVIVIDEIAGLALALTGVPLGLGNAVAAFLLFRFFDIVKPFPADWCEANLPGGFGVVADDLAAGVMAWLVLQVKILII from the coding sequence ATGTCCGGTAGACTTCCTGGTCGTGAAGACTGGTTGCTTTTGGCGGTGTCCGGCGGTGGTTTGGGCGCCTTGCCGCGAGCTCCGGGGACCTGGGGGTCTCTGGGCGCCTTGCCGTTATGGTTGATTTTTTCCCGGCTGGATCAGGCTGCATACCTGCTGTTGGTGCTGCTTTTTTCCGGAGTTGCCGTCTATCTTGCCGGGGCGGCCGCTAAGCCTCTGAAGACCACCGACAGTCCGGTAATCGTCATTGATGAAATCGCCGGTCTGGCCCTGGCGCTGACCGGAGTGCCGCTGGGATTAGGTAACGCCGTGGCCGCATTTTTACTCTTTCGTTTTTTTGACATCGTCAAACCCTTTCCCGCCGACTGGTGCGAAGCCAATCTTCCCGGAGGTTTCGGGGTTGTCGCCGACGATCTGGCGGCCGGCGTTATGGCCTGGCTGGTTCTGCAGGTAAAGATATTGATCATCTAA